The following proteins are encoded in a genomic region of Paenibacillus sp. FSL R7-0273:
- a CDS encoding BMC domain-containing protein translates to MQALGLIETLGFTTAVSAADAALKAADVQLVAVEKVIGVGGSLGVTLHFSGDVAAVTASVEAGKAEGQRIGAVVSAHVIAKAHSDVTGKILGNYLLPEDRTARAADGVSVIKTTTTTTTAPIASILPADSAAASASSAPVSSTALAEADGASKPKNTDDSPD, encoded by the coding sequence ATGCAAGCACTTGGTTTAATCGAGACGCTGGGGTTCACCACTGCCGTCTCTGCGGCAGATGCTGCACTCAAAGCAGCGGATGTTCAGCTCGTCGCCGTTGAGAAGGTAATCGGAGTCGGTGGCTCACTGGGTGTCACTCTGCATTTCAGCGGCGATGTCGCTGCTGTAACAGCATCCGTTGAAGCCGGCAAAGCAGAGGGCCAGCGGATTGGTGCAGTGGTATCCGCCCATGTCATTGCCAAGGCGCACAGTGATGTGACCGGCAAGATACTTGGCAATTACCTGCTGCCTGAGGATAGGACTGCACGGGCTGCTGATGGTGTTTCGGTTATCAAGACTACCACTACTACTACAACCGCTCCTATTGCTTCTATTCTTCCTGCCGATTCTGCTGCTGCTTCTGCTTCTTCTGCTCCTGTCTCTTCTACCGCCCTGGCTGAAGCAGACGGAGCATCAAAACCAAAGAATACAGATGATTCACCGGATTAA
- a CDS encoding BMC domain-containing protein yields the protein MGESLGLIETKGLVGAIEAADAMVKAANVEICGYEKIGFGLVTVMVRGDVGAVKAATDAGAAAAKRVGELVSVHVIPRPHSEVERALLSKGIE from the coding sequence ATGGGAGAATCACTCGGCTTGATCGAAACAAAAGGTCTGGTAGGCGCAATTGAAGCGGCGGATGCAATGGTGAAGGCAGCTAATGTGGAGATTTGCGGCTACGAAAAAATCGGTTTCGGTCTCGTAACCGTAATGGTCCGGGGCGATGTCGGTGCAGTAAAGGCCGCAACCGATGCAGGCGCCGCCGCTGCCAAGCGTGTCGGGGAGCTGGTGTCGGTGCATGTCATTCCGCGTCCGCACAGCGAAGTTGAGCGCGCCCTACTGTCCAAGGGCATTGAATAA
- a CDS encoding BMC domain-containing protein has protein sequence MMQAIGLIETRGLTPALEALDAMCKAANVRMAGFKRVGSGLITVIVEGDVAAVTAAVDAGLAAYSKTGGQLMSSNVIPRPHADLARMLL, from the coding sequence ATCATGCAAGCAATCGGCTTGATTGAAACACGCGGCCTGACCCCGGCTCTGGAAGCGCTGGATGCCATGTGCAAAGCCGCCAATGTGCGGATGGCCGGCTTCAAGCGGGTCGGCTCCGGCCTGATTACCGTTATCGTCGAAGGGGATGTCGCAGCAGTAACTGCCGCTGTGGATGCCGGCCTTGCTGCTTATTCAAAAACCGGCGGACAGTTAATGTCATCTAATGTTATTCCGCGCCCGCATGCCGATCTCGCCAGAATGCTCCTTTAA